A window of the Microbacterium sp. AZCO genome harbors these coding sequences:
- a CDS encoding DUF4190 domain-containing protein, with translation MSTPPPDGSQQPAYNPPPPAQGYPPPAQGYPAAPGYPAYSAAPPPTPQYGAPPPANPGRTMGIVAFILSFFVQLIALILGIIALVQSRKAGQKNGFALAAIIISVVLMVLGIIIAFAVVVPLISLSVDTLQACQAVDFSGTVEVHGIPIDCSTVSR, from the coding sequence ATGTCCACTCCGCCCCCGGACGGCTCGCAGCAGCCGGCCTACAACCCGCCGCCGCCGGCGCAGGGCTACCCGCCGCCCGCACAGGGCTATCCGGCAGCGCCCGGCTACCCGGCCTACTCGGCCGCCCCGCCCCCGACGCCGCAGTACGGCGCCCCGCCGCCCGCGAACCCGGGACGCACGATGGGCATCGTCGCGTTCATCCTGTCGTTCTTCGTCCAGCTCATCGCGCTGATCCTCGGCATCATCGCCCTCGTGCAGAGCCGCAAGGCCGGACAGAAGAACGGCTTCGCGCTCGCCGCCATCATCATCAGCGTCGTGCTGATGGTGCTCGGCATCATCATCGCGTTCGCGGTCGTGGTGCCGCTCATCAGCCTCTCGGTGGACACCCTGCAGGCGTGTCAGGCGGTCGATTTCTCGGGCACGGTCGAGGTGCACGGCATCCCGATCGACTGTTCGACAGTGTCGCGCTAG
- a CDS encoding PrsW family intramembrane metalloprotease produces the protein MSQSGFDSPDRDRTPAPFPSPLAQPSLTPPAPIHMPPSAPAPLQAKAPARSGRSGPLWIGGILVLLLIALVGYFLTFIGTGASLLGAILALIPLAGVLFAIRIVDKWEPEPRGLVAFAIAWGAIGAVAIALGVDLLLSLVLGPRDTEAAEILQTVVQAPIVEEFAKGLGILILYATARRAFDGPVDGIVYGALIGAGFAFTENIQYFAISYIEGGVGQASVTFFVRGIMSPFAHVMFTSVTGFAVGLAARRGATTRQAIGPWLLGLVGAIALHSFWNATAVFTDFFSVYLVLQVPLFVLFIIGVLALRREETRLTRKRLGEYAAAGWFTPQEVDMLATPAGRKAGLAWARTLRGDRTPIMKSFISDATALAMARQRTVTGRDPNAVNDERALLTRMAAARAALLSV, from the coding sequence ATGTCGCAGTCAGGGTTCGACTCACCAGACCGAGATCGCACACCCGCCCCCTTCCCGTCCCCCCTCGCACAGCCGAGCCTCACGCCCCCGGCGCCGATCCACATGCCGCCGTCCGCCCCGGCGCCGCTGCAGGCGAAGGCGCCCGCGCGCTCGGGGCGCAGCGGTCCGCTCTGGATCGGCGGCATCCTCGTCCTGCTGCTCATCGCGCTCGTCGGCTACTTCCTCACGTTCATCGGCACGGGTGCGTCCCTGCTGGGGGCGATCCTCGCGCTCATCCCGCTCGCCGGGGTGCTCTTCGCGATCCGGATCGTCGACAAGTGGGAGCCGGAGCCTCGCGGCCTCGTCGCGTTCGCGATCGCGTGGGGCGCGATCGGCGCCGTCGCCATCGCGCTCGGCGTCGACCTGCTGCTCTCGCTCGTGCTCGGCCCCCGCGACACCGAGGCCGCCGAGATCCTGCAGACGGTCGTCCAGGCGCCGATCGTCGAGGAGTTCGCGAAGGGGCTCGGCATCCTGATCCTCTATGCGACGGCTCGGCGGGCGTTCGACGGCCCTGTGGACGGCATCGTGTACGGCGCGCTGATCGGCGCGGGCTTCGCCTTCACCGAGAACATCCAGTACTTCGCGATCAGCTACATCGAGGGCGGGGTCGGCCAGGCGTCGGTCACGTTCTTCGTGCGGGGCATCATGTCGCCGTTCGCGCACGTCATGTTCACGAGCGTCACGGGCTTCGCCGTCGGGCTCGCCGCGCGCCGCGGTGCGACGACACGGCAGGCGATCGGACCCTGGCTGCTCGGCCTCGTCGGGGCGATCGCCCTGCACTCGTTCTGGAACGCCACGGCCGTGTTCACCGACTTCTTCTCGGTGTACCTCGTGCTGCAGGTGCCGCTGTTCGTGCTCTTCATCATCGGCGTCCTGGCGCTCCGTCGAGAGGAGACGCGACTCACCCGGAAGCGTCTCGGCGAGTACGCGGCGGCGGGCTGGTTCACCCCGCAGGAGGTGGACATGCTCGCGACGCCGGCCGGGCGGAAGGCCGGACTGGCCTGGGCGCGCACGCTCCGCGGCGACCGCACGCCGATCATGAAGAGCTTCATCTCGGACGCGACGGCCCTCGCGATGGCGAGGCAGCGCACCGTGACGGGCCGCGACCCGAACGCCGTGAACGACGAGCGCGCGCTCCTCACGCGGATGGCCGCGGCTCGCGCCGCGCTTCTCTCGGTGTAG
- a CDS encoding fumarylacetoacetate hydrolase family protein → MRFAHVTSSGAAAPRLAVIRDGEALVVEDLLPGGPRYLEELIAGGDELLDRVREAAENAGPGHPVSDLRFASALLTPPVILAIGLNYAAHSSELGLKTDSTPTVFVLWPNSLTGHEATTSWPRSLSESIDYEAELGVIIGRPGKDIPAETALDHVWGYTVVNDITARDIQYSEAQWSRCKSFDGFTPTGPYVVTADEIPDPQALHIWTVLDGHTLQDATTAQMVRPVATLISHLSRSVTLLPGTLISTGSPGGAGYSRDPQVFLRDRSTVTVGIDGIGELTTHCRIID, encoded by the coding sequence ATGCGCTTCGCCCACGTGACCTCCTCCGGGGCGGCCGCTCCCCGGCTCGCGGTGATCCGCGACGGAGAGGCCCTTGTCGTTGAGGATCTGCTGCCCGGCGGTCCCCGCTATCTCGAAGAGCTCATCGCGGGCGGTGACGAGCTGCTCGACCGGGTGCGCGAGGCCGCGGAGAACGCCGGGCCGGGGCATCCCGTCTCCGACCTGCGATTCGCGTCCGCCCTGCTCACGCCGCCCGTGATCCTCGCGATCGGCCTCAACTACGCCGCGCACTCGAGCGAGCTCGGTCTCAAGACCGATTCGACGCCGACCGTCTTCGTGCTGTGGCCCAACTCGCTGACGGGTCACGAGGCGACGACGAGCTGGCCGCGGTCGCTCAGCGAGTCGATCGACTACGAGGCCGAGCTCGGCGTCATCATCGGCCGCCCCGGCAAGGACATCCCCGCCGAGACGGCGCTCGACCACGTGTGGGGCTACACCGTCGTCAACGACATCACGGCGCGCGACATCCAGTACTCCGAGGCGCAGTGGTCGCGGTGCAAGTCGTTCGACGGGTTCACCCCGACGGGGCCGTACGTCGTCACGGCCGACGAGATCCCCGACCCGCAGGCGCTGCACATCTGGACGGTGCTCGACGGCCACACGCTGCAGGATGCCACGACCGCGCAGATGGTCCGCCCGGTCGCGACGCTGATCTCGCACCTGTCGCGATCTGTGACGCTGCTGCCCGGAACGCTCATCTCGACCGGGAGCCCGGGTGGGGCGGGCTACTCGCGCGATCCGCAGGTGTTCCTGCGGGACCGCTCGACCGTCACCGTCGGCATCGACGGCATCGGCGAGCTGACGACGCACTGCCGCATCATCGACTGA
- a CDS encoding FKBP-type peptidyl-prolyl cis-trans isomerase: MTDDRTKPDIDAPQGPAPEELVIRDVIVGEGAEAKPGDTVTVHYVGVEYETGEEFDSSWNRGESIQFPLRGLIQGWQDGIPGMKVGGRRELVIPPHLAYGPAGGHFLGGKTLIFVIDLIAVG; the protein is encoded by the coding sequence ATGACTGATGACCGCACCAAGCCCGACATCGACGCTCCCCAGGGCCCGGCTCCCGAGGAGCTCGTCATCCGCGACGTGATCGTCGGCGAGGGCGCCGAGGCCAAGCCCGGCGACACCGTCACCGTGCACTACGTCGGCGTCGAGTACGAGACCGGCGAGGAGTTCGACTCGTCGTGGAACCGCGGCGAGAGCATCCAGTTCCCGCTGCGCGGCCTCATCCAGGGCTGGCAGGACGGCATCCCGGGCATGAAGGTCGGCGGTCGTCGCGAGCTCGTCATCCCGCCGCACCTCGCCTACGGTCCGGCCGGCGGACACTTCCTCGGCGGCAAGACGCTCATCTTCGTCATCGACCTCATCGCGGTCGGCTGA